The genomic window GGCGTGTTAACCGATGGCAAATTGTTTGCTTCGGATAGCGGAGAGCTTCTAAGATCATTTAATGCCAAAGATGGATATGCCATGCAGCTGGCGGCTAAAAATGGCTATCGAATTTGTATTATTTCTGCGGGTAGGGGTTCAGCACTAAATAAACGCTTCGAAAATTTAGGCATAGCTGATGTATTTTTAGCAGTAGAAAACAAGGCTTCAATTTACCATAGCTACATACTTCAGCACCACATTTCTCCGTCGCAGGTATTGTATATGGGAGACGATATTCCTGATCTGGAAGTTATGAAATTAGTGGGTATAGCCGCCTGCCCTGCCGATGCCTCGGAAGAAATTAAAGCGATCAGTCATTACGTATCGCCGAAAAAAGGAGGCGAAACCGCAGTTAGGGATGTGATAGAAAAAGTACTTAAAGTGCAACACAACTGGTATACAAATGCGCCCACTGCCGCAGAAGCGAGCAAATAATTAGTTGTTTGTTTATCTAGCGGTTGGTTGGCAACAAACCTTTATCATCCAATCATCACATTAGCTAATTATTACATTAGTTATCATCACATCAAAAAACTTAACATCTTTTAACAATTTATTCTCTTCTATCGATTAAACTTTGTTTTGTTTTTCTACTCCAACAAGAAACATTACAACATAAAACTTAGAACAGAAAAAATGAAAAAATTAATGATGATTTGCGGGCTATTATTTGGTATGGTAGCTTTTGCACAAGCACAACAAGGTGGCGGAAGACCAGGTGGCGGCCCTGGTGGACGTATGGGCATGAACCCAGAAGCCAGAGTGAAGCAGCTAGATGAGAAACTGAAGCTATCTGACGATCAAAAAACAAAACTAACTGCAATTTTTACCGACCAAGTTGAGGCCCAAAAGAAAATGCGTGAAGAGGCTCAAGATGGTGGCGATAGAAAAGCGATGATGGAAAAAATGCAGAAAATGAGAGCTGAATTAGAAACCAAGGTAAACGGTGTATTAACCGAAGATCAGAAAAAAACCTACAAAGCAATGCTTGATGAGCAAAAAGCTGAGATGGAAAAAAGAATGAAAGAGCGTCAGGAGCGCTAAGAGCGCTAAGGCGGAAACTAATTAACGTGAGTTCGGGATAAGAAAATTATGCTATTTGCTAGCGATAGCGCTTCAAATCTTCGTTCAGCTAATTTTCGGTCTCTTATTTTTCGGGCCGCACTAATAAGCCAAAGCACTTTCTTTGAAAGAAAAATAAGCAACCGAGAGTTTTTGTTACTTTTTGCGGTCAAAAAGTAAGAGCCCAGCGGCGGCGAGCTAAAAAAATACGTTCAATGCGGATTTCTCAAGAATTGTAAATACACTCAACCCGAACTCACGTTAATTAGCAAATAAAAGACTATAATAGAAGCGGCTATTTGTCGCTTTTGTTATTTTTGGAAAAAATTTGATATGCTAAAGCTTACCGCACCAATTATACTTGCTTCAAAATCTCCAAGACGACAAGAGCTCTTAAATTTAATGGGCTTAAAATTTACTGTAGAATTAAAAGATGTAGATGAAAGTTACCCAGAAACATTAAGTGCTCCAGAAATTGCCGTGTACATTGCCGAAAAAAAAGCAAAAGCCTTTATTGCCAATCCAGATCAAATTATTATTACCGCTGATACCATTGTTGCCATTAAAGGCGAAATATTAGGTAAACCGAAAGATTACACTGAGGCACAACAAATGCTCAGGAAATTATCGGGCAACAAACACGAGGTTTATACTGGCGTCAGCATCAATTACAAAGGCAAAATAACTTCATTTTACGACCAAACAGAAGTATTTTGTAGGCGGTTAAACGAGGAGGAAATCGACTATTACATTGATAACTTTAAACCTTTTGATAAAGCG from Pedobacter sp. SL55 includes these protein-coding regions:
- a CDS encoding KdsC family phosphatase; its protein translation is MLQNLKNITTFMFDIDGVLTDGKLFASDSGELLRSFNAKDGYAMQLAAKNGYRICIISAGRGSALNKRFENLGIADVFLAVENKASIYHSYILQHHISPSQVLYMGDDIPDLEVMKLVGIAACPADASEEIKAISHYVSPKKGGETAVRDVIEKVLKVQHNWYTNAPTAAEASK
- a CDS encoding Maf family nucleotide pyrophosphatase, coding for MLKLTAPIILASKSPRRQELLNLMGLKFTVELKDVDESYPETLSAPEIAVYIAEKKAKAFIANPDQIIITADTIVAIKGEILGKPKDYTEAQQMLRKLSGNKHEVYTGVSINYKGKITSFYDQTEVFCRRLNEEEIDYYIDNFKPFDKAGSYGVQDWFGLTVVERLSGSYTNVMGLPTEKLYQYLLKI